A section of the Streptomyces sp. CG1 genome encodes:
- a CDS encoding MBL fold metallo-hydrolase: MKGAVRIERVVTHGTFSLDGDTFDVDNNVWLVGDDEEVLVVDAAHDAEVIHRATAGRRVTAVVCTHAHDDHIDAADALATRTGAPVLLHPDDHELWSRTHPARKPDGELTDGRTLTVAGIELQVIHTPGHTWGSCCLYVPFLGAVFTGDTLFHGGPGATGRSYSDRPAIEASIHARLLTLPGDTVVHTGHGPDTTIAAERPNVPTA, from the coding sequence GTGAAGGGCGCCGTACGGATCGAACGCGTCGTCACCCACGGCACGTTCAGCCTCGACGGCGACACCTTCGACGTCGACAACAACGTCTGGCTGGTCGGCGACGACGAGGAGGTGCTGGTCGTGGACGCGGCGCACGACGCCGAGGTGATCCACCGCGCCACGGCGGGCCGCCGGGTCACCGCCGTCGTCTGCACCCACGCCCACGACGACCACATCGACGCGGCGGACGCGCTCGCCACCCGCACCGGAGCGCCCGTCCTGCTCCACCCGGACGACCACGAGCTGTGGTCCCGCACCCATCCCGCCCGCAAGCCGGACGGCGAGCTGACCGACGGCCGCACCCTCACGGTCGCCGGCATCGAACTCCAGGTCATCCACACCCCCGGCCACACCTGGGGCAGCTGCTGCCTGTACGTCCCGTTCCTCGGCGCCGTGTTCACCGGCGACACCCTCTTCCACGGCGGTCCCGGCGCCACCGGGCGCTCGTACTCCGACCGCCCGGCCATCGAGGCGTCCATCCACGCCCGGCTGCTGACCCTGCCGGGCGACACCGTCGTCCACACGGGGCACGGCCCGGACACGACGATCGCCGCCGAGCGGCCGAACGTCCCCACCGCCTGA
- a CDS encoding FAD-dependent oxidoreductase gives MTSTPTPKAQGPRVVVIGAGIVGCSLADELTARGWTDVTVLEQGPLPAPGGSTSHAPGLVFQTSPSKTLAEFAKYTVEKFRSLEADGVSCFHQVGGLELATTPERLADLHRRAGYAASWGIRGEVVSTARCKELWPLLDESVVLGGFHTPDDGLARALLAARAQTDRATARGARFLDRHTVTGIEQENGRVTAVVTDRGTFPADRVVSAAGFWGPVIGRMAGIGVPLQPLAHQYAKTRPLPELSGATAEASKPILRFQDRDLYFREHTDRIGIGSYAHRPLPVDPFAILTYDEARARDMEMPSSHPFTVEDWAPSWEDCRRLLPALGETEIETGFNGVFSFTPDGMPVLGEARQLRGFWLAEAVWVTHSAGVARAVAEWMIDGRPSLDVHECDLTRFDEAQRSPAYIRERGSQQFVEVYDVLHPLQPMEQPRPLRVSPFHARQQQLGAFFLEGTGWERPHWYEANAPLVDSLGDLPERDAWSARYWSPIAAAEARATREKVALYDMTPLRRLEVTGPGALAFLDRMTSNNLRKKPGAVTYTLLLDETGGIRSDLTVARLAPDRFQVGANSPADLDWLLRHAPTDVQIRDITSGTCCIGVWGPLARALVQPLTRDDFSHEGFGYFRAKETYIGHVPVTAMRLSYVGELGWELYTTADLGLRLWDMLWEAGQEHGVIAAGRSAFNSLRLEKGYRAWGTDMTDEHTPFEAGLGFAVRMDKEDFVGKAALERAGEPARRLTPLLLDDPAAVVLGKEPVLVDGSPAGYVTSTSYGYTLGRCIAYAWLPAGLTTGTGVHIEYFGEKVPATVAEEPLFDPKMTRIRR, from the coding sequence ATGACCAGCACGCCCACCCCCAAGGCCCAGGGTCCCCGCGTCGTCGTCATCGGCGCCGGCATCGTCGGCTGCTCCCTCGCCGACGAGCTGACCGCCCGCGGCTGGACCGATGTCACCGTCCTCGAACAGGGCCCCCTGCCCGCCCCCGGCGGCTCCACCTCGCACGCCCCCGGGCTCGTCTTCCAGACCAGCCCGTCCAAGACCCTCGCCGAGTTCGCCAAGTACACGGTCGAGAAGTTCCGCTCCCTCGAAGCCGACGGCGTCTCCTGCTTCCACCAGGTCGGCGGCCTGGAACTCGCGACCACCCCCGAGCGCCTGGCCGACCTGCACCGCCGGGCCGGCTACGCCGCCTCCTGGGGCATCCGCGGTGAGGTCGTGAGCACGGCCCGCTGCAAGGAACTCTGGCCACTGCTGGACGAGTCGGTCGTCCTCGGCGGCTTCCACACCCCCGACGACGGCCTGGCCCGGGCCCTGCTCGCGGCCCGCGCCCAGACGGACCGGGCCACCGCGCGCGGCGCCCGCTTCCTGGACCGCCACACGGTCACGGGTATCGAGCAGGAGAACGGCCGGGTCACCGCCGTGGTCACCGACCGCGGCACCTTCCCGGCCGACCGGGTGGTCTCTGCTGCCGGTTTCTGGGGGCCGGTCATCGGCCGCATGGCCGGGATCGGCGTACCGCTGCAACCGCTCGCGCACCAGTACGCGAAGACCCGGCCGCTCCCCGAGCTGAGCGGTGCCACGGCCGAGGCCTCGAAGCCGATCCTCCGCTTCCAGGACCGGGACCTGTACTTCCGTGAGCACACCGACCGCATCGGCATCGGCTCGTACGCACACCGGCCGCTGCCGGTGGACCCGTTCGCGATCCTGACGTACGACGAGGCGCGCGCCCGGGACATGGAGATGCCGTCGTCGCACCCGTTCACCGTCGAGGACTGGGCGCCGAGCTGGGAGGACTGCCGCCGGCTGCTGCCCGCGCTGGGCGAGACGGAGATCGAGACCGGTTTCAACGGCGTGTTCTCCTTCACCCCGGACGGCATGCCGGTCCTCGGCGAAGCCCGGCAACTGCGAGGATTCTGGCTGGCCGAGGCGGTCTGGGTGACCCACTCAGCCGGGGTGGCGCGGGCTGTCGCCGAGTGGATGATCGACGGCCGGCCCTCGCTCGACGTGCACGAGTGCGACCTCACACGATTCGACGAGGCGCAGCGTTCACCGGCGTACATCCGTGAACGCGGTTCACAGCAGTTCGTCGAGGTGTACGACGTCCTGCACCCTCTGCAGCCGATGGAACAGCCGCGCCCCCTGCGGGTCAGCCCCTTCCACGCCCGCCAGCAGCAGCTCGGCGCCTTCTTCCTGGAGGGCACCGGCTGGGAGCGTCCGCACTGGTACGAGGCGAACGCCCCGCTCGTCGACTCCCTCGGCGACCTGCCCGAGCGCGATGCCTGGTCGGCCCGCTACTGGTCCCCCATCGCCGCCGCCGAGGCGAGAGCCACGCGCGAGAAGGTCGCCCTGTACGACATGACCCCGCTGCGCCGCCTGGAGGTGACCGGCCCCGGCGCGCTCGCCTTCCTGGACCGCATGACCAGCAACAACCTCCGTAAGAAGCCCGGCGCTGTCACGTACACCCTCCTTCTGGACGAGACGGGAGGCATCCGTTCCGACCTCACGGTCGCCCGCCTCGCCCCCGACCGCTTCCAGGTCGGCGCCAACTCCCCCGCCGACCTCGACTGGCTGCTGCGCCACGCGCCCACCGACGTCCAGATCCGGGACATCACGTCCGGCACCTGCTGTATCGGCGTCTGGGGCCCTCTCGCCCGCGCCCTCGTCCAGCCGCTGACCCGCGACGACTTCTCCCACGAGGGCTTCGGCTATTTCCGCGCGAAGGAGACGTACATCGGGCACGTGCCGGTCACCGCCATGCGGCTGTCGTACGTCGGCGAACTGGGCTGGGAGCTGTACACCACCGCTGACCTGGGCCTGAGGCTCTGGGACATGCTGTGGGAGGCGGGGCAGGAGCACGGCGTGATCGCCGCCGGGCGCTCCGCCTTCAACTCCCTGCGCCTGGAGAAGGGTTACCGCGCCTGGGGCACCGACATGACCGACGAGCACACCCCCTTCGAGGCGGGCCTCGGTTTCGCGGTGCGCATGGACAAGGAGGACTTCGTCGGCAAGGCGGCACTGGAGCGGGCCGGAGAGCCGGCCCGCCGGCTCACCCCGCTCCTCCTCGACGACCCCGCCGCCGTGGTCCTAGGCAAGGAGCCGGTGCTTGTCGACGGCTCCCCGGCCGGTTACGTGACCAGCACGTCGTACGGCTACACGCTCGGCCGTTGCATCGCCTACGCCTGGCTGCCGGCGGGCCTCACCACCGGCACCGGCGTGCACATCGAGTACTTCGGCGAGAAGGTGCCGGCCACCGTCGCCGAAGAGCCGCTGTTCGACCCGAAGATGACCCGGATCCGCCGTTAG
- a CDS encoding aromatic ring-hydroxylating dioxygenase subunit alpha, with translation MTTTPISPSLIATLPGRYYTDPDVFRQEQETIFESLWFCAVRSADLDRPGAFRTVQVGRENVIITRARTGELRAFLNVCRHRGARLCTEESGEVRRTLQCPYHAWTYDLDGKLIAAPNLIKMPDVDRVAYGLIKVALREWLGYAWVCLADEPPSFEDTVMYAAVERLGDAAAIEHYGTEQLALGRRITYDVRANWKLIVENFMECYHCATIHPELVEVLPEFADGYAAQYYVGHGAEFGTGIKGFTVDGSAGFAKLPEVGADQDRRYYAITVKPTVFVNLVPDHVILHRMFPLAEDRTVVECDWLYAPEVVASGADVSHSVELFHRVNLQDFEACERTQPAMSSRAYRSGGVLVPTEHHIGIFHEWLLGRLGDADA, from the coding sequence GTGACGACGACACCGATCTCCCCGAGCCTCATCGCGACGCTTCCGGGCCGCTACTACACCGACCCGGACGTCTTCCGGCAGGAGCAGGAGACCATCTTCGAGTCCCTGTGGTTCTGCGCGGTCCGCAGCGCCGATCTGGACCGGCCGGGCGCCTTCCGCACGGTCCAGGTGGGCCGCGAGAACGTCATCATCACCCGCGCGCGCACGGGCGAGCTGCGCGCCTTCCTGAACGTGTGCCGGCACCGGGGCGCACGGCTGTGCACCGAGGAGTCCGGCGAGGTGCGCCGCACGCTGCAGTGCCCGTACCACGCATGGACGTACGACCTTGACGGCAAGTTGATCGCGGCACCCAACTTGATCAAGATGCCTGACGTTGATCGGGTCGCGTACGGGTTGATCAAGGTGGCCCTGCGCGAATGGCTCGGCTACGCCTGGGTGTGTCTCGCCGACGAACCGCCCTCCTTCGAGGACACCGTGATGTACGCGGCCGTGGAACGGCTCGGCGACGCGGCCGCCATCGAGCACTACGGCACCGAGCAACTGGCCCTCGGCAGACGCATCACCTACGACGTGCGGGCCAATTGGAAGCTGATCGTCGAGAACTTCATGGAGTGCTACCACTGCGCGACGATCCACCCCGAACTCGTGGAGGTGCTGCCGGAATTCGCCGACGGGTACGCCGCGCAGTACTACGTCGGGCACGGCGCGGAGTTCGGCACCGGGATCAAGGGGTTCACGGTCGACGGGAGCGCGGGCTTCGCCAAGCTCCCCGAGGTCGGCGCCGACCAGGACCGCCGCTACTACGCCATCACGGTCAAGCCGACCGTGTTCGTCAACCTCGTCCCCGACCACGTCATCCTGCACCGGATGTTCCCGCTGGCCGAGGACCGCACGGTCGTGGAGTGCGACTGGCTGTACGCGCCGGAGGTGGTGGCGTCGGGCGCGGACGTGTCGCACTCCGTGGAGCTGTTCCACCGGGTCAATCTGCAGGACTTCGAGGCGTGCGAGCGCACCCAGCCCGCGATGTCCTCGCGCGCGTACCGCAGCGGCGGGGTCCTGGTGCCCACCGAGCACCACATCGGGATCTTCCACGAGTGGCTGCTCGGCCGGCTGGGAGACGCCGATGCCTGA
- a CDS encoding aldehyde dehydrogenase family protein translates to MPDLYIDGAWRGALDERTREIRCPADGSLVGVVDEAGGKDTVEAIAAARRAFDAGPWPCTPGAERGDLLLRVADLLVRDRDALARAESLDTGKRWVESVYDMDDVVNCFRYFGRLATSESGRVVDTGREGVDSRVVYEPVGVCALITPWNYPLLQTAWKVAPALAAGNTFVLKPSELTPHTAIHLMRLLAEAGLPPGVANLVLGAGPEAGAPLGDHPDVDLVSFTGGLQTGRRLMAAAAGTVKKVALELGGKNPNIVFADADFEAAVDMALTAVFLHSGQVCSAGARLLVEDALHDRFVDEVVRRAQLIRLGGPFDERAQAGPLISAAHRAKVEAYVARGIEEGAVLRCGGARPSGPGHDEGFYYLPTVLDACTSGMSVVREESFGPVLTVERFTTEDEAVRLANDTIYGLAGAVWTGDEARAARVAAGLRLGTVWINDYHPYVPQAEWGGYKQSGCGRELGPAGLAEYRETKHIWRTTAPAPQGWFD, encoded by the coding sequence ATGCCTGACCTCTACATCGACGGCGCGTGGCGGGGCGCCCTGGACGAGCGCACCCGGGAGATCCGCTGTCCCGCCGACGGCTCCCTGGTCGGCGTCGTCGACGAGGCCGGCGGCAAGGACACCGTGGAGGCGATCGCGGCGGCCCGGCGGGCCTTCGACGCCGGCCCTTGGCCGTGTACGCCCGGGGCGGAGCGCGGCGACCTGCTACTGCGGGTCGCGGACCTCCTCGTCCGCGACCGGGACGCCCTGGCCCGCGCCGAATCTCTTGACACCGGCAAGAGATGGGTGGAGAGCGTGTACGACATGGACGATGTCGTCAACTGTTTCCGGTACTTCGGGCGGCTGGCCACGAGCGAGTCCGGGCGCGTGGTCGACACCGGCCGGGAGGGCGTCGACAGCCGGGTCGTGTACGAACCGGTCGGCGTCTGCGCACTGATCACGCCATGGAACTATCCGCTGCTGCAGACCGCGTGGAAGGTCGCCCCGGCCCTCGCCGCGGGCAACACCTTCGTGCTGAAGCCGAGCGAGCTGACCCCGCACACCGCGATCCACCTCATGCGGCTGCTGGCGGAGGCGGGGCTGCCGCCGGGCGTGGCCAACCTGGTGCTGGGCGCCGGTCCGGAGGCGGGCGCCCCGCTCGGCGACCATCCGGACGTCGACCTGGTCTCCTTCACCGGCGGTCTGCAGACCGGACGCCGCCTCATGGCCGCGGCGGCCGGCACGGTGAAGAAGGTCGCGCTCGAACTCGGCGGGAAGAACCCCAACATCGTCTTCGCGGACGCCGACTTCGAGGCGGCCGTCGACATGGCGCTCACGGCGGTCTTCCTGCACTCCGGGCAGGTCTGCTCGGCCGGGGCCCGGCTGCTGGTCGAGGACGCGCTGCACGACCGGTTCGTGGACGAGGTCGTACGCCGGGCTCAACTGATCCGGCTGGGCGGCCCGTTCGACGAACGCGCGCAGGCCGGCCCGCTGATCTCGGCGGCCCACCGGGCGAAGGTCGAGGCCTATGTGGCCCGGGGCATCGAGGAGGGCGCGGTGCTGCGCTGCGGCGGCGCCCGGCCCTCCGGCCCCGGCCACGACGAGGGCTTCTACTACCTCCCGACCGTCCTGGACGCGTGCACGAGCGGTATGTCGGTGGTCCGGGAGGAGTCCTTCGGACCGGTGCTGACCGTCGAGCGGTTCACCACCGAGGACGAGGCCGTGCGGCTCGCCAACGACACGATCTACGGCCTCGCGGGCGCCGTGTGGACCGGCGACGAGGCCAGGGCCGCCCGGGTCGCGGCGGGCCTGCGCCTCGGCACGGTCTGGATCAATGACTACCACCCGTATGTGCCGCAGGCCGAATGGGGTGGTTACAAGCAGTCCGGGTGCGGGCGTGAACTCGGACCGGCGGGACTCGCCGAGTACCGCGAGACGAAACACATCTGGCGCACCACCGCGCCGGCACCACAGGGCTGGTTCGACTGA